TATCCCTCTAAAACCCATTTAGCAAGATGAAACGTTTCAGCTAATATATTCAACAATAATATTTACACCTGTGTGGACTTACATTTCTGCATACTTAATTTCCAAAAATACCAATCACGATTTCGTCAGCCTGTCTTTAACTAAGTGATACATCACACTTAAAGCCATCGCGAAATATGTTCCTTAGACAATCCTGCGTATTAATAAGTTTCGACTTTAAACAGAAAATGGGTAAATAATTTTGAATTAAAAATTAATTTTTACTGTCACTCATAAATGAACTATATGTAAATTTTTTGTTAAACAGCTCATAAATTTAAAAGAAAACGATTGCATAAAAATAAATTCTCCTGTATATCTTCATATTGTCTATTTATTGTAAAAGACACAACATCAATAAATACCTATCTATAGGAGCTATATAATGAAAAAACTGTTTAAACTTTCTCTTATCGCCGGTATTGCAGCAACTTCCTTTGCAGTACAAGCTGAAGATCAATTTGTCACTATCGGTACCGGTGGTCAAACCGGCGTTTATTACGTGGTAGGTCAATCTATTTGTCAATTAGTAAACCGTGATACCGCAAAAACGAATATTAAATGTAATGCTCCTTCAACCGGTGCGTCTGTTGCAAACTTAAATGCCATTGCCGCACATCAAATGGAAATGGGAATTGCACAATCCGACTGGCAATACCATGCTTATAATGGTTCAAGCTCTTTTGAAGGTAAGAAAAATGATAAATTACGTGCGGTTTTCTCAATCCATCCGGAACCATTCACATTAATGGCGCGTGATGATGCGAATATTCAAAGTTTTGACGATTTAAAAGGTAAACGTGTGAATGTGGGCGATCCGGGTTCTGGTACTCGTGCCACAATGAACGTTATCCTTGCAGCGAAAGGCTGGACAGATAAAGAATTTAAAGTTGCTTCCGAATTAAAACCAGCGGAAATGGCGTCGGTTATGTGTGATAACAACTTAGATGCAATTACCTATAACGTGGGTCACCCAAATGGCGCATTAAAAGAAGCGGCAGCCTCTTGTAATGCCCACTTAGTACCAATTACCGGTCCTGAAATTGATAAATTAGTCGCGGATAACCCGTACTATGCGAAAGCAACTATTCCGGGCGGTTTATATAAAGGTACCGATAATCCTGTTGATACTTTCGGGGTGTATGCCACCTTAGTGACATCTGCTGATGTTGATGCCGATCGCGTTTACGCCGTAGTCAAAGCGGTTTTTGATAATTTTGATCGTTTCAAACGCTTACATCCAGCATTTGAAAACTTAAAAGAAGAGGAAATGATTAAAAACGCACTTTCCGCACCATTACACGAAGGCGCAATTCGTTACTATAAAGAACGTGGTTGGCTGTAATCTTCACGGATAAAAAAGAGGCAGACTTAAGTGTTCTGCCTTTTTCCGTTTAATAAAAACAATATCATAATCACGTTTACTATTATTCAGGAGATTTTATGTCTGTAAAATCGGAAGCTATGGGGTATGATGATCTTCAAGATATGGTCGCCTCTAACGATTCAGGCGGTCGTAATCCAGCTGGATTTACCAAAAACTTGATCATCGTCACCGCTATTTTGTGGTCTTTATTTCAACTCTATTACACCTCCCCTTTTTCATTTTGGTTACAAGAAGTCATTCGTAGCTGGGGTTGGGATTTAAATGTCGTCATTGACGATACCAAAGCACGTTCTATTCACTTGGCATTTGCTTTATTCCTTGCCTATTTATCTTTCCCCGCATTTGCCAGCTCGCCGAAACACCGCGTACCTTATCAAGATTGGCTATTTGCCACCTTGGGCGCATTTTTAGGCGCGTATTATATTTTCTTCTATGAAGGCTTAGTCACTCGTTTCGGCGCACCGAATATGCAAGATATTATCGCCGGCTGTTTAGGAATTATCCTATTACTGGAAGCCTGTCGACGTAGTCTTGGTTTACCTTTGGTCATTATCGCCACAGTATTTTTATTATATAACTACTTTGGACAATACTTGCCGACAAACTGGATCATCAGTCACCGCTCCGGCTCATTATCACAAATTATCAATCAACAATGGGTCACCACCGAAGGCGTTTTTGGCGTCGCACTCGGCGTATCCACCAAATATGTCTTTTTATTCGTACTTTTCGGTGCATTATTAGATAAAGCCGGTGCTGGTAACTATTTTATTAAAACCGCCTTTGCTTATTTAGGGCATTTACGTGGCGGTCCAGCGAAAGCTGCTGTTGTTTCTTCTGGATTAACCGGATTAATTTCCGGTTCCTCGATCGCCAACGTGGTCACCACAGGTACCTTTACCATCCCAATGATGAAACGCGTAGGTTTTTCCGCGGAAAAAGCAGGCGCCGTTGAGGTTGCATCTTCGGTCAACGGGCAAATTATGCCTCCGGTAATGGGCGCTGCGGCATTCTTGATGATTGAATATGTCAATATGCCATACAGTCAATTAATCGTACACGCAGCTTTACCGGCGCTAATTTCGTATATCGCCTTAATTTATATCGTACATTTAGAAGCCTTAAAATTAAACTTACACGGTTTGCCAAGAACCGATCCGCCAAATCCACTGTTAGTTACTTTATTAAGAATTGTTACCACAATTTTAGTCGTTATTGGTTTAGTTATCGCAGTGAATTTCTCCTTAGGCTGGATCAAAGTCATCGCTCCAGATTATGCGTTTATCATTGTTTGTGCATTATTGACACTTATTTATTTGCTACTAATCCGTCGCGTTGCCAAATTTCCGGATCTTGAAATTGATGATCCAAATGCTCCGGTAGTCAAATTGCCATCAGCAAAACCAACCGTCAATGCTGGTTTACATTTCTTAATTCCAGTTGTCATTTTAATTTGGTGTTTGATGGTAGAAATGCTTTCTCCAGGGCTTTCCGCATTCTGGGGAACCGTTGCCCTCGCGGTCATTTTAATTACACAACGCCCACTTCTAAATCTGTTCCGCAAACAACCTGTCAGCAAAAAAGACTTCACTGACGGAGTAAAAAACCTAGTAGACGGATTAGAGGCTGGCGCTAGAAATATGATCGGTATTGGGATTGCAACAGCTACAGCGGGGATTATCGTTGGTGTGGTTTCGCTTACCGGCTTTGGTGTACAACTTTCCGGTATTATCGAAATGCTCTCCATGGGTAACATTTTATTAATGTTAATTTTGGTAGCCATTTTCAGCTTGATTTTAGGCATGGGCTTGCCGACAACTGCCAACTATATTGTGGTTTCGTCCTTGATGGCATTGGTTATCATCGAAGTAGGCAAACAAAACGGATTAATTGTTCCATTGATTGCGGTACATTTATTCGTCTTCTACTTCGGTATTATGGCAGACGTCACCCCACCTGTCGGGTTAGCCTCCTTTGCCGCCGCGGCAGTATCCGGTGGTAATCCAATCAAAACTGGTATGGTCGCTTTCTTCTATAGTTTAAGAACTGCGATTTTACCATTCTTATTTATCTTTAATACGGATTTATTGCTGATTGATGTCGGTTGGGCAAAAGGAACACTGGTCGCCATTGTTTCGACAATTGCTATATTAGCCTTTACCGCCGCCACAATGAACCATCTATTTATCAAAAATAAATGGTGGGAGACCGCACTTTTGGTACTTGGTGCCTTTATCATTTTCCGTCCGGGCTTTTTCATGGAATATGTTTCACCAACATCACGCCATATTGAGCCAACGCATATAACCGAAGCACTAAGTGAAACGCCTGTCGGCAAAAATATTATGCTTAAAGTTTCCGGTGTCAACCAATATGGTAAAGAAGTGGAATTTTATTCCCAATTAAACGTTCCAAACGGTGATAGCGGCGAAGAACGCTTGAAAAACTTAGGATTAACCTTACTGGATACGGGAGATAAAATTGAAGTTGATGGTAACGAAATCCATAAAGTGATTATTGATATGGTCGAAATTGATTCTCCGGCAGCGAAAGCCGGCTTAAACTGGGATCAAACCTTATTAGAAGTCGCTTTACCATTGGAATCATTACCGAAAGAATGGATGTTTATCCCGGGATTATGCATCATCTTTGCTACCGGTTGGAGCCAACGCCGCAGGGCAAGAAAACTAGAACAACAGTAATATCGTAAAAGAGGCTATCAAACAGATAGCCTCGTTTATGCCGAAAAAAGGATTATTTATGTATAAAAAACTCTTAATTGCCATTGATCTTAATCATCTCGATAGCGCCAAATTTGTTGTGGATACTGCGCTTAACCTGACCAATCATAATCCAGAGGCGATTTATCGCGTTGTATCGATTATCGAACCGGTGGATGATAGCTTTATTTCCGCCTTTTTACCGAAAAACTTCGATAAGTCGGTGATTGAAGAAGCCAATAAAGCGCTACATCATTTTACGCAAACCCATTTTCCTGCACAGGCAAAAGTACAACACATTGTTGCCCACGGTACGATTTATGAAGAAATTAATCGTATTGCAGATGAAAAAGCGGTAGATCTGATTATTATGTTAGCAAGCAGTAAACCAAATGCCAAAGGACTAAGCAGTAATACGGTTAAAGTGGCACGTAACAGCACTAAACCGATTTTAATTTTAAAATAAAGCAAAAAGTGCGGTGAAAATTTTGCTTTTTTTCACCGCACTTTGCCATCTTATTTGTTAATTCACATCAATTTCCACTTCAACCGACATGCCCGGAATAATACGTTCTAATTCTTCCTGATTTGGCTCAAATTCGATTTTTATCGGAATACGCTGTGCAATTTTCACAAAGTTTCCCGTGCCGCTATCCGCTTTAATCAAACTAAATTCTGAAGCCGTTGCTGGCGAAAACTCGGTTACTTTTCCAGTAAATTTCTTACCGCCCAAGCCATCAACAAAAATTGTCACATTTTGTCCAATGCGCACCCGATCCGTATCCGCTTCACGCACATTAGCGATGACCCAATTACGGTTTGGAACTAAATACATCAACTGTGTTCCCACAGAAACATACTGCCCTACCCGCACGCTAACTTGACTTAATCGCCCATTTCCCGGCGCATAGATTACCGTATGTTTAAGATCCTGTTGTGCCAATTCTAACGTAGCTTGGGCATTATCTACTGACGCAATCAGATTTTTTTCCGTCATATCCACATTTAATAAATCTTGTTGAGCGATATGCAACTGCTCATTTGCTTGCAACAATGCCGCATTTGCTTGTTGATAATTATTGTTTGCCTGATCTAATTCCCGTTTCGATACGGATTTAGTTTTATATAATGCATTAACCCGCTTTTGTTCAATATCAGCAAGTTTAAATTGCGCTTTCGCACTGTCAATTGCCGCTTGACGTAAGCTCAAGGTAGCTTGAGCCGCAACGCGCGTTTGCGGAACCCGTTCTAATGCAGCTTGCTGTGCTTTCAGATTGGCTTCAGCCTGTGCTACTTTCGCCACATAGGTTTCATCATCAATCACCGCCAGAGGCTGATCTTTATCGACTTGTGCAAAATCTTGTACCGGTACTTCTTTAATATAACCCGCAACTTTAGGGCTAATTAGCGTGACCTGTCCTCTGACATAAGCATTATTGGTATAGACCGTATTTAAGGAAAAAGGCGGCAAACGCCAAATATAAAACACCACAGAAATTGCAAAAATCAATGCGATAATAAAAATCACCATACTCAAACGATGTTTTTTCGGCACCCATTTTTCTGCCGGAACAGATTGCGGCGCTTGTGATTGAGGAGCTGATGCTTGCGCATTAGGCTTATTTTCTGGACCTGCAGAAGTATTCGTTGATTGTTCCATAATATATTTTCCTTATCTTTTTGCTAACGCAGCTAAACGCATTAATTCTTCCGCTAAAAAGGTCTTTTTAGTGTATTTCATATATAACCAAGAGGCGAAAGTATAAATAAATCCAATAGTTGAAGCAATTCCTACCAACAGAAATAAATCATTATAGGCATGAACCGTTGATTCGATTGTTGCTTGATTCATCAATGTTTGTAACGCGATTCCCAAAGCGTCCTGTGTACTATTTCCCATCCCCATAAATTGATTTACAGTCTGATTAGCAGAAGCGGCAAATGTCGGATCAGTCAAACTAAAATATTGTGTAATATCAGCAAAATGGATTTTGCTGCGCCAAGTAAGAAAAGCACTAAAAATCGCCGCTCCTGCTAATGCCCCGATAGTCTGTGATAAACCAAAAACCGCTGAATAGCTCATAATATGCAACGGACTGGCGGCAAATGCTCGCACCAATCCCTCAATCATCATTGGGCCTAAAAAATATAGGGTGGAAAAGGCAATAATCGCTTGGCTAACATAAATTTGTTCTGGGCGAGTTTGTACGCCGATTTGGGTATCCATAAAAGATCCTATTGCAATCCCTAACAAAGCAATGGGAATGGAGCGGCGTAAATCCGTCATTTTTAACGTAAGAAGACTCAACCCCAACCCTAATGCTGAAGCGATAATAATGATCGAGTACAAAGTTGTCATTTGTTCATTTTGCATCCCCAAGGTTTCCATCAGCCCCGTCGCCCCCACAGTTTGTTCGGTTGTCAACACACGAGTAAAGGCACCAAGAAAACCAAACATCAAAATTTGCGGACGAGAAATCCAATACCAATCCAGCATCGGGTTGCGACGTTTCGATTCTAACCAAAGCGCAAAACCGATCATCATCATACTAATCGCCAACATCCATCCTAACCATTCCTCAGATGTCCACCATATAATCCGCCCCTGAACAAGAAAGCCACAAAATAATGCCATGCCGCCAGCCCAAAAAGAAAAACTGATGAGGTCATTTTTATTTAACGTACGGGAAATAATGGTTGGTGGTAACGGCAAACGTATCACACAACCAATACACAGCAGCGTTACCGCGCCTTGAAAAATCACGATATTAGCAATCTCGCCATCAGCAAACAATGAAGGCATCAAAAAACGTGCCAGTGGTATCCCAAATTGAATTCCACCAACGCCAAAAACAGATCCCAACATTTTAGACTTACCAATTAAGCCTTGCATAAAATAAAAAATCGCCATGACCATCATGCCGCTACTACCAATACCGGCGATCCCGCGCGCAATCAGTTCAATGGAATAATGCTGAATCCAAATTTGCAAAATATTGCTAATTAACATTAAAGACAAAGAAATTTTGACAAAGCGCGCAATACCAAAGGTTTGACGTATTTTAAAAAACATGATGCTCATACAAGCATAAGTCATGTAGTAGCTGACTTGAACCCAGCCACCTTGTACTAAATTCAACCCCAACTCACCGCGTAATTGCGGCAAATAGGCAAGCAATAATCCGTTTTGTAACCCGCCATTCAGCGCCAACAATGCCCCTACCAACATATATCTAATACGTAGAGAGGTAGTATGTACAGGCGAAGCTGGCGACCCTGCCATAAAAGGCATTTCATGCGGCTTAAAAACATAGCCATTTGATTCTAACGATGCCATATTACTTCCTTGATGATGAAATTAAGTTACGATCGATAGACAACCGTGACCGACAAAAACCTTTCTCTTTGATAAAATCGATACTTGTGGTTATTTTGTCAAAAAAGGATTATATTCTTTTTCTCGACCGATAGTGGTATAAGGTCCGTGTCCGGCAACGATAATCATATCATCCTCAAGCACGAACAATTTTTCACGAATTGAACTGATTAACGTTTGGTAATCCCCACCGGGAAAATCCGTTCTACCGATGCTGTTCTGAAATAATACATCTCCCGTAAAAGCAATTTTTTGACTGCGCTCGACTAAACCAATATGCCCCGGCGTATGACCAGGCAAGTGCAACACTTCAAAAGAGAATGCCCCAACCTGAATGATCTCGCCTTCTTGATTAAGCCAACGATCCGGTAAAAAGCTATCCACTTCAAATAAAATGCCAAATTTTTGCGATTGCTCCGGTAAACCTTTCAACCAATATTCATCGCCTTGATGCGGTCCCCAGATTTCCACATTGAAATGGGATTTTAATTTCACCGCCGCCCCCACATGATCCAAATGCCCATGGGTCAGCAAAATCAATTTGAGGTTTAAACCCAAAGCATCAATTCGTTTAATTAATTTTTCGCTGTCACCACCGGGATCAATAATCGCCGCATTTTTTTCATCATCCCAAATTAAAGAACAGTTTTGTTGAAACGCGGTAACCGGAATAATTTCAATATTCATTTTGCTATCCTATATTATTTAAATAAAGAAACCGCAACAAAGTGCGGTCTTTTTTATCACGTTTTTGATGATCAGCTGCCACGCCACGTGCGAACCGGACCGGTATCAATATGCACAAAATTACTATGTGGATAATAGCCTACGCCGCCATTATTTAACTGCTCTGCAACTAGTTTCACTTTACTCAAAGCAACACCATCAATGCGAAAATCAACCGCTTGTCCTCGCATATGATAACTATTGCTAGCAACCCCACGACTTTTACGATGCATCGCTGCATTACTTACCGGGGAACGATAGCCACTGATAACTTGAATCTCTGTCGCACGTAATCCTAAGGAATGTTGAATAGCATAAAATTTAGCGAATAGCTTAGGATCCATTTTATGCACTTGATTATTGCGTCTATCACGCATCAAATAATTCATTTGCTCTAAAACCGTAGAAGAAAATCCCTGCCCAACACGAAATTCAGCCGAGATTTTATCTCCGGTATTAACATTTCTAAAACTTAATATACGTGGTCTAGGTGTCGATACGACCGCTAGCAAATGGCTAGGTAATAATGACATCCCTAATACCACGCCCCCTAAAGATAACCATCTACGGCGGCTATGACTTACTTCATTCATTATGTATTCACCCTAAAAAATTTACAATACTTTACATTCGACCGAGTAAGTCAAGTTAAGTTCAAAAATTTCTTACCATACTTAATTTAAATAACGATTCACTGTATTCCAATTAATATAGGTAATGTTTGCCGAGGTATCATATCCGTAAATATCCGGCAAAGTTTTCACTTTACCATTATCCACCCAAGCAGTGGCATAGTATAAATAAACCGGATTATCAGAACGAATATTTGCCCACGTTGTTTTCTTACTTTTCAGCACTTGTTGTTTTTTCGCATCCGACCAACCCGCTTCTTTTAATAAAATCGAAGCGAGTTCATCAGATTTATTCACGCGCACACAACCAGAACTTAACGCACGATCTGTTCGACCGAATAAACTATGGTTTGGCGTATCATGCAAATAAATCGCATCAGAACTTGGCATATTAAATTTATAATTACCTAATGCGCTATCGCCTGGCGCTTGGCGAATATGATATGGGAAACGACTTCCAATAGTTGCCCAATTAATAGAATAAGGATCAATTTCACGCCCTTTACTGTCTAAAATAGAATATCCGTTACGAGCGACATAACCCGGATCACGTTTAATTTTCGGCACTAAATCCTCATTAATCAAACGCGGCGTTGGGTTCCATGGCGGATTGACCACCACATTGCTTAATTTGCTGTACATCACCGGCGTTTTACGTTCTTTTTTACCAACAATCACGCGAGATTCCAGCACCAATTTACCATTACGTTTATATTCTAATTGGTAACTTGGAATATTCACAAAAATCCCATTCTCAAAACTTGGGATCACGCGCAAACGCTGCGCATTAATTGCCAATTTATGAATCATATCTTTATCGCCTTTACCACTAGCAATTAGCGAAGATAATTTGGCAACGGTTTGTTTATAAAGATGGTTTTTAGACGAAAGCGCGGTAACAAATGGCAAACTTTCGCCATTTTTGACCGCATTTAGCCAAGCTTGAATTCTTGCCTCTGCTGGTGCAGATGCTTTATATCCATTTACCGAATACAACCATTTTTGCGCTGAATTTATTGCATTATCGGAATAATACATATAATCCAAAAAGGCATCCGTCAGCAAAATATCATACACCAAACCGCCTGTTTGTGAGGCTTTAGCAATATCCTCTAAAGATTTTGCCGACCGTTTAGAAATCCCACTGGCAACCATCGCCGCGTATTCATGTAAAAACGCTTTTTCTGCGGCTTTATCTTCCCACAAGAAAAGATAGTCCGACTGCCCATAAACATTGGCAAGCACGGATTTAAATTGCAATTCTTGCGTTCCCATTAAATCCGTTAAGCGCTGCTCTGCTCGCTGCTGTTGTTCTTGTTCCAAACGTTCATTTTCCGCTTTGCGTTCTGCTGCCAGCTGATCCGCAATGGCTTTTTGTTCTAATGCCAATTGTTCATCGGTCAATTTGAAAGATGCCGGCAACGACACCGCGTGCGCCTTAGTAGTTTCTACCGCATTTGAAGCTGGCGGCGCAGAGTTTGCCAACACATTGGCACTATACGCCAATGATGTTAACAACGCTAAATGCGCTAATTTAAATGAAACATTTTTTAACATGACAAGTTCCTTAAAATTAATTAAAAAGTGACCGCACTTAATCAGTAGTGCGGTTCAAAAATGCGATTTATCTCTACTTTAATGACGCACTTTTTTCTTTTTCTGCCAAAAATTGACTGTAATCGACCGCTATTTTTTCTACTTCTTTTAAGAAAAAGTCTGGTGCTTCATAGTCTTTCGGCAAATCATCAATATTTTTCAATGGCTTTTTGCCTTCGCGTTTAAAACGCGCATTAATATCTTTTAAACGTTTCGCTTCATCTTGATCATTTTCTGCCTTACGGGTAGCAAAATTAAGCGATAAATATTTACGCGAACGACGTTCTTCCCGAATTTTGAGATCTTCGTTTAATGTAATAAATTCAGGATCTTGTGCCACTCTTTCATTATGTTTTTCGGTTAAGAAACTTACTGCCCCACGCGCATTACCCACGTCTGAATAAGAAGCTGGCGGAATTTTATCCCAAGGCAACGCATTATCTTCTTTTTCCTCACCATTTTCTTGCGCATCAATTAATTCCGGTAACTTAATATCCGGAGCCACCCCTTTTAATTGGGTACTTCCACCATTAATACGATAGAATTTTTGGATAGTATATTGAATATTACCCAATGGGGTTTGGTCCAAATCGAAAGTAAAGTTTAACGGTCGGTTTTGTTGCACCGTACCTTTACCAAAAGTATTTTGTCCAACGATAATCGCGCGATTATAATCTTGCATCGCCGCCGCAAAAATTTCTGATGCCGAAGCGCTAAAACGATCGATCATCACTAACAACGGTCCGGAATAAACTTGCGTACTATCCGGATCTTCATGAATACGAATACGCTGATAAGCATCACGCACTTGCACCACTGGACCATCACTGATAAATAATCCGCTCAATCCAACCGCTTCGGTTAAGGCACCGCCACCATTTTCACGTAAATCAATGATAACGGATGACGCTTTTTTGCTATTACTTTCCGTCAATAATTTTTTCACATCTTCTGTTAACCCAAGATAAAAACTTGGAATCTTAATGACGGCTACATTTTCATTATTTACTTTTTCAACAGTTAATTTTGCCGCCTGATCTTCAAGACGCACTTTATCGCGAACAAGGGTTATAATATGCGATTTGCCACCTTTTTCCGGCTCAATTTCCAACCGCACTTTTGTCCCTTTTTTCCCTTTGATTTTGTCCACGATATCATCTAAGCGCCAACCAACCACATCTTCAATTTCACCGGTCGCTTGTCCGACACCAAGAATTTTATCACCAGCTTTAATTTTTTTACTACGCTCCGCCGGGGCGCCCGGAACAAGAGATTTGATAATGGTCTCATCATCTTCTGATTGCAAGGTAGCACCAATACCTTCTAGAGATAAGTTCATGCTTTCATTAAAACTTTTCGCTGTTCGCGGCGCTAAGTAGCTGGTATGCGGATCAATTTCCCGCGTAAATGCATTAAGATAAACTTGAACAATATCATCTGCCTTGGTTTGCGTTAAACGACGAATTGCCAAATCATAACGCTTGGTTAATTTCGTTTTAATCTCCGACCATTTTTTATCTTTTAATTTTAAACCGATAATGTCGTTTTTAACGCGTTGCGCCCATAACTTATTCGCTTCTGCTTCATTTTGCGGCCAAGGCGCTTTTTCACGATCGATCTCAATACCATCACTTTCGCTTAAATTTGGTTCTTTTTCTAATAAAGATAATGCATATTTATAACGTTCATAACGGCGTTTCATCATCAAATCATACATATCAAACGCCGCAGTTAAAACGCCTTGGTTTAGCTGCTCACCAATAGCTTTGGCATATTTAGCACGCATCTGATCAATATCTGATTGATAAAAGGTATTATGACTAAAATCTAAATTTTTCAGATAACGATCAAAGATTTTTTCTGAAAACTCCTCGTCTAATTGAAACTTACGATAATGAGATTGGGTTAAACGTGTTGTTAACCTTTTAGTTGCCAACATATTTTCTTCTGTCGGCTGCGGTAACACAATGTCGGCAGGTTTAATCTTAGGTTCACTGGATAAGGCGGTATTAGAACTGATAAATGACACGCCTAACAATAATGCGGTTAAATAACCTTTTAGTTTAAATTTCATGGAACTTTCCTAATTAAAAATATCCGGTGATAATGCCAAACGCGATATAGATATACAAGCTATGCATGGCATTATGCCTTAAAATAACCCAATATTTTATTATAAAAACAAACGATCCGTCGTAACGGTAATGGTTAATCCGTTATCAAGTTCAACTCTGGCATTCTCTTTAGTCATCTCTAAAATGGTGGCATTTTTTGCATTATCGCCAACCTTCACCTTGACCTTATCCCCTTTCACTAAACGACTTGGATCTGCATTCACCAAATCCACTTTAGGTTTGCGAGCCACTTTTGGTGCGGATTTTTTGACCTCTTTTTTCGCCGCACCATCACGCACAACCGGACGTTTTTTTGTTGCTTTCGGATTGTTGGCTTTTTCTAATGCACGTTTTTCCGCCATTTTCGCTTTGGCTTCCGCTAATTGTTTTGCAGCGTGTTCGGCGTGTTCCTGTTCTAATTCACCGCAAGGCTCACCGTTTAAATCCACACGTACCGCTCCCGGTTTACAACCGTGTAAATAGCGCCAGTTAGAGGTATATTGACGCAACGCTTGACGAAGTTGTGTTTTGCTTACGCGTTCGTCATCAGCTAAAGCCTCGGCTAAATCTTGAAATAAGCCGATTTTTAACGGTTTTGCTTCGCCTTCCAAAGAAAAACAGCGGGGAAATTTTTCCGCTAAATAAGCAATAATTTCTTTATTATTTGTTAACTTTTGAATGTCGGTCATGGGATAAATCCTGTGTACAGCAATTTTAAAATAGAAAAACTTGCAATAGTTTATCTTAATTTCAATAAAAATGACAATTCTTTCATTTGCGACACACACAAATAACCAATAATTTACATATAATTTATTTAAAAAGCGAGTAACTCGGTATAGAATGTATCGAATTTACAGCGCCCGTTTGTTTTTTAAGGGTACAACATAGCAATATGAAAGCAGCTCAACTGAATTTACAAACCAGCAAATTCCATTTAGCAAGATGTTCCGATTGTGACACGCTTGTCACCGTTTGCTCGCTTGAAAAAAACCAACACGCAGAATGCCCTCGCTGCCACAAT
This portion of the [Pasteurella] aerogenes genome encodes:
- the yiaV gene encoding putative RND efflux membrane fusion protein — its product is MEQSTNTSAGPENKPNAQASAPQSQAPQSVPAEKWVPKKHRLSMVIFIIALIFAISVVFYIWRLPPFSLNTVYTNNAYVRGQVTLISPKVAGYIKEVPVQDFAQVDKDQPLAVIDDETYVAKVAQAEANLKAQQAALERVPQTRVAAQATLSLRQAAIDSAKAQFKLADIEQKRVNALYKTKSVSKRELDQANNNYQQANAALLQANEQLHIAQQDLLNVDMTEKNLIASVDNAQATLELAQQDLKHTVIYAPGNGRLSQVSVRVGQYVSVGTQLMYLVPNRNWVIANVREADTDRVRIGQNVTIFVDGLGGKKFTGKVTEFSPATASEFSLIKADSGTGNFVKIAQRIPIKIEFEPNQEELERIIPGMSVEVEIDVN
- a CDS encoding TRAP transporter solute receptor, TAXI family — translated: MKKLFKLSLIAGIAATSFAVQAEDQFVTIGTGGQTGVYYVVGQSICQLVNRDTAKTNIKCNAPSTGASVANLNAIAAHQMEMGIAQSDWQYHAYNGSSSFEGKKNDKLRAVFSIHPEPFTLMARDDANIQSFDDLKGKRVNVGDPGSGTRATMNVILAAKGWTDKEFKVASELKPAEMASVMCDNNLDAITYNVGHPNGALKEAAASCNAHLVPITGPEIDKLVADNPYYAKATIPGGLYKGTDNPVDTFGVYATLVTSADVDADRVYAVVKAVFDNFDRFKRLHPAFENLKEEEMIKNALSAPLHEGAIRYYKERGWL
- a CDS encoding UspA domain-containing protein; the protein is MYKKLLIAIDLNHLDSAKFVVDTALNLTNHNPEAIYRVVSIIEPVDDSFISAFLPKNFDKSVIEEANKALHHFTQTHFPAQAKVQHIVAHGTIYEEINRIADEKAVDLIIMLASSKPNAKGLSSNTVKVARNSTKPILILK
- the siaT_2 gene encoding TRAP dicarboxylate transporter subunit DctM; its protein translation is MSVKSEAMGYDDLQDMVASNDSGGRNPAGFTKNLIIVTAILWSLFQLYYTSPFSFWLQEVIRSWGWDLNVVIDDTKARSIHLAFALFLAYLSFPAFASSPKHRVPYQDWLFATLGAFLGAYYIFFYEGLVTRFGAPNMQDIIAGCLGIILLLEACRRSLGLPLVIIATVFLLYNYFGQYLPTNWIISHRSGSLSQIINQQWVTTEGVFGVALGVSTKYVFLFVLFGALLDKAGAGNYFIKTAFAYLGHLRGGPAKAAVVSSGLTGLISGSSIANVVTTGTFTIPMMKRVGFSAEKAGAVEVASSVNGQIMPPVMGAAAFLMIEYVNMPYSQLIVHAALPALISYIALIYIVHLEALKLNLHGLPRTDPPNPLLVTLLRIVTTILVVIGLVIAVNFSLGWIKVIAPDYAFIIVCALLTLIYLLLIRRVAKFPDLEIDDPNAPVVKLPSAKPTVNAGLHFLIPVVILIWCLMVEMLSPGLSAFWGTVALAVILITQRPLLNLFRKQPVSKKDFTDGVKNLVDGLEAGARNMIGIGIATATAGIIVGVVSLTGFGVQLSGIIEMLSMGNILLMLILVAIFSLILGMGLPTTANYIVVSSLMALVIIEVGKQNGLIVPLIAVHLFVFYFGIMADVTPPVGLASFAAAAVSGGNPIKTGMVAFFYSLRTAILPFLFIFNTDLLLIDVGWAKGTLVAIVSTIAILAFTAATMNHLFIKNKWWETALLVLGAFIIFRPGFFMEYVSPTSRHIEPTHITEALSETPVGKNIMLKVSGVNQYGKEVEFYSQLNVPNGDSGEERLKNLGLTLLDTGDKIEVDGNEIHKVIIDMVEIDSPAAKAGLNWDQTLLEVALPLESLPKEWMFIPGLCIIFATGWSQRRRARKLEQQ